Proteins encoded by one window of Cyanobium sp. NS01:
- a CDS encoding DUF3177 family protein, which produces MPDSLYRSLVWLDVRLAVLFTVGLPLVLLLWAALRRERALLRLLGIYWKVSSLLLIAVLLLTDRRPAGLLLALIGPLLLVVSLWLWVDLNEELADLPPWRPLPLTLRIWRWSITFWAPLSALFSATALGCMAPERLGDARCLAWLQAPQELHRHGAAVFGFVFGGQWTPAVAAFVGYLALVGYAVGLLQWLLVRLPRQGRVAGDF; this is translated from the coding sequence GTGCCGGATTCGCTGTACCGCTCCCTGGTGTGGCTGGACGTCCGTTTGGCGGTGTTGTTCACCGTGGGACTGCCGCTGGTGCTGCTGCTCTGGGCCGCCCTGCGGCGGGAGCGGGCGCTGCTGCGGCTGCTGGGGATCTACTGGAAGGTGTCGAGCCTGCTGCTGATCGCGGTGCTGCTGCTCACCGACCGCCGCCCCGCCGGGCTGCTGCTGGCGCTGATCGGCCCTTTGCTGCTGGTGGTGAGCCTCTGGCTGTGGGTGGATCTGAATGAGGAGCTCGCCGACCTGCCCCCCTGGCGGCCCCTGCCCCTGACCCTGCGCATCTGGCGCTGGTCGATCACCTTCTGGGCGCCGCTCAGTGCCCTGTTCAGTGCCACGGCCCTGGGCTGCATGGCCCCCGAGCGGCTGGGAGACGCCCGCTGCCTGGCCTGGCTGCAGGCCCCCCAGGAGCTGCATCGCCATGGGGCCGCCGTGTTCGGCTTCGTGTTCGGGGGGCAGTGGACGCCTGCCGTGGCCGCTTTCGTGGGCTATCTGGCTCTGGTGGGCTACGCCGTGGGCCTGCTGCAGTGGCTGCTGGTGCGCCTGCCGCGCCAGGGGAGGGTGGCCGGTGACTTCTGA
- the ileS gene encoding isoleucine--tRNA ligase, which yields MRANAKQREPEIQAFWAETQLYERLSRNNPGETFTLHDGPPYANGALHVGHALNKILKDIINKTALLQGRRARFIPGWDCHGLPIELKVLQALSSAERAALTPLSLRQKAHAYALEQVEGQKRGFQRWGIWADWQQPYLTLQKSYEAAQIRVFGQMVLAGHIYRGLKPVHWSPSSRTALAEAELDYPEGHTSPSAYVAFPVVELPPSLAAHLSEAGLAAEAATAPGGLAVAIWTTTPWTLPANLAVSVNGRLDYTVCAVSQPAGEASGPAAGASHLVVASALREQLETSLGLGLAPLLQLKGAELEGVRYRHPLLERTSPVLLGGDYITTEAGTGLVHTAPGHGVDDFNTGRKYGLPVLCPVDEAGTLTAEAGPFAGTNVLKDANPAILAALEQSGLLLKQERYAHRYPYDWRTKKPTIFRATEQWFASVEGFRSQALEAIAAVEWLPASGRNRIEAMVGERGDWCISRQRTWGVPIPVFFHRQRGDVLLNADTLAHIEALIAEHGADAWWQRDEAELLPPAYAAEAAEWRKGTDTMDVWFDSGSSWAGVLGGLDGSQARAPELTYPADLYLEGSDQHRGWFQSSLLTSVAVNGTAPYRRVLTHGFTLDEKGRKMSKSLGNVVDPTVLVEGGRNEKQEPAYGADVLRLWVSSVDYSADVPLGPGIVKQLADVYRKVRNTARYLLGNLHDFDPRPATAGGDAVAYDALPLLDRWMLQRTASLIDAVTADFERFEFYRFFQALQNFCVVDLSNVYLDIAKDRLYVSAAGSFRRRSCQTVLSLVVERLAGLIAPVLCHMAEDIWQNLPYAVAEASVFERGWPTAPASWRQPALEEPMDQILALRALVNRQLESCRKQGGKGPESKGGADGLGASLEAQVHLELGSDAAPLRQALAWLEASPCPEVDNLADWLLVSSLQRGGSPFDTVLAADQEQGISVAIARAEGQKCERCWHYTQDIGQYSAHPSLCGRCVTALS from the coding sequence ATGCGGGCCAACGCCAAGCAGCGCGAACCGGAGATCCAGGCCTTCTGGGCCGAAACCCAGCTCTACGAGCGCCTCAGCCGCAACAACCCCGGTGAGACCTTCACCCTCCACGACGGCCCCCCCTACGCCAACGGGGCCCTGCATGTGGGCCACGCCCTCAACAAGATCCTCAAGGACATCATCAACAAGACAGCCCTGCTGCAGGGCCGTCGGGCGCGCTTTATCCCCGGCTGGGACTGCCATGGCCTGCCGATCGAGCTGAAGGTGCTGCAGGCGCTCAGCAGCGCCGAGCGGGCCGCCCTGACGCCGCTGAGCCTGCGGCAGAAGGCCCACGCCTATGCCCTCGAACAGGTGGAGGGTCAGAAGCGCGGCTTCCAGCGCTGGGGCATCTGGGCCGACTGGCAGCAGCCCTACCTCACCCTGCAGAAGAGCTATGAGGCGGCCCAGATCCGGGTGTTCGGCCAGATGGTGCTGGCCGGCCACATCTACCGGGGCCTGAAGCCGGTGCACTGGAGCCCCAGCTCCCGCACCGCCCTGGCCGAAGCCGAACTGGACTACCCCGAGGGCCACACCTCGCCAAGCGCCTATGTGGCCTTTCCGGTGGTGGAACTGCCGCCCTCCCTGGCGGCACACCTGAGCGAGGCGGGGCTGGCCGCCGAGGCCGCCACCGCCCCCGGCGGCCTGGCGGTGGCGATCTGGACCACCACCCCCTGGACCCTGCCGGCCAACCTGGCGGTGTCCGTGAATGGCCGGCTCGACTACACGGTGTGCGCGGTGAGCCAGCCGGCCGGGGAGGCGAGCGGGCCTGCTGCGGGGGCCAGCCATCTGGTGGTGGCCAGCGCCCTGCGGGAGCAGCTGGAGACCAGCCTCGGCCTGGGCCTGGCGCCCCTGCTGCAGCTCAAGGGGGCCGAGCTGGAGGGTGTGCGCTACCGCCATCCCCTGCTGGAGCGCACCAGCCCCGTGCTGCTCGGCGGCGACTACATCACCACCGAGGCCGGCACCGGCCTGGTGCACACGGCCCCCGGCCATGGCGTGGACGACTTCAACACCGGCCGCAAATACGGCCTGCCGGTGCTCTGTCCGGTGGACGAGGCCGGCACCCTCACGGCCGAGGCGGGGCCATTCGCGGGCACCAACGTGCTCAAGGACGCCAACCCCGCCATCCTGGCGGCCCTGGAGCAGAGCGGCCTGCTGCTCAAGCAGGAGCGCTACGCGCACCGCTACCCCTACGACTGGCGCACCAAGAAACCCACCATCTTTCGGGCCACTGAACAGTGGTTCGCCTCCGTGGAGGGGTTCCGCAGCCAGGCCCTTGAGGCGATCGCCGCAGTGGAGTGGCTGCCCGCCAGCGGCCGCAACCGGATCGAGGCGATGGTGGGTGAGCGGGGCGACTGGTGCATCTCGCGCCAGCGCACCTGGGGGGTGCCGATTCCGGTGTTCTTCCACCGCCAGCGGGGCGACGTGCTGCTCAACGCCGACACCCTTGCCCACATCGAGGCCCTGATCGCCGAGCACGGCGCCGACGCATGGTGGCAGCGCGATGAAGCCGAGCTGCTGCCACCCGCCTATGCCGCCGAAGCGGCCGAGTGGCGCAAGGGCACCGACACCATGGACGTGTGGTTCGATTCCGGCTCCTCCTGGGCCGGCGTGCTGGGCGGCCTGGACGGCAGCCAGGCGAGGGCCCCGGAGCTCACCTATCCCGCCGATCTCTACCTGGAAGGCAGCGACCAGCACCGGGGCTGGTTCCAGAGCAGCCTGCTCACCTCCGTGGCGGTGAACGGCACAGCCCCCTACCGGCGGGTGCTCACCCACGGCTTCACCCTCGATGAGAAGGGCCGCAAGATGAGCAAATCCCTGGGCAACGTGGTGGATCCCACCGTGCTGGTGGAGGGCGGCAGGAATGAAAAGCAGGAGCCGGCCTATGGCGCCGATGTGCTGCGCCTGTGGGTGAGCTCGGTGGATTACTCCGCCGACGTGCCGCTGGGCCCAGGCATCGTCAAGCAACTCGCCGACGTGTACCGCAAAGTGCGCAACACGGCCCGCTATCTGCTGGGCAACCTGCACGATTTCGACCCGCGGCCCGCCACGGCCGGAGGTGACGCGGTGGCCTACGACGCGCTGCCCCTGCTGGATCGCTGGATGCTGCAGCGCACGGCCTCACTGATCGATGCGGTGACCGCCGATTTCGAGCGCTTCGAGTTCTATCGCTTCTTCCAGGCCCTGCAGAACTTCTGCGTGGTGGATCTCTCGAACGTGTACCTCGACATCGCCAAGGACCGGCTCTACGTGAGCGCGGCAGGCTCGTTCCGGCGCCGCAGTTGCCAGACGGTGCTGAGCCTGGTGGTGGAGCGGCTGGCCGGCCTGATCGCCCCGGTGCTGTGCCACATGGCTGAAGACATCTGGCAGAACCTGCCCTATGCCGTGGCGGAGGCCTCGGTGTTCGAGCGGGGCTGGCCCACGGCGCCGGCCAGCTGGCGCCAGCCGGCCCTGGAGGAGCCCATGGACCAGATCCTGGCCCTGCGTGCCCTGGTCAACCGCCAGCTGGAGAGCTGCCGCAAGCAGGGCGGCAAGGGGCCTGAGTCCAAGGGAGGCGCTGACGGCCTGGGGGCCTCGCTGGAGGCTCAGGTGCACCTGGAACTCGGCAGCGACGCCGCCCCCCTGCGCCAGGCCCTGGCCTGGCTGGAGGCGAGCCCCTGCCCCGAGGTGGACAACCTGGCCGACTGGCTGCTGGTGTCCTCCCTGCAGCGCGGCGGCAGCCCCTTCGACACCGTTCTGGCCGCGGACCAGGAGCAGGGCATCAGCGTGGCGATTGCCCGCGCCGAAGGCCAGAAGTGCGAGCGCTGCTGGCACTACACCCAGGACATCGGCCAGTACAGCGCCCACCCAAGCCTCTGCGGCCGCTGTGTGACCGCCCTGAGCTGA
- the crtR gene encoding beta-carotene hydroxylase — MTQAPAAERHLAVGTLGRSPSSSVPRQYLDAPAAWNPTVGLFLGGFALAGLTIWGWFVGQWPLGVLLITGFLALHLEGTVIHDACHNAAHPSRFWNAVMGHGAALLLGFSFPVFTRVHLQHHAHVNDPKHDPDHIVSTFGPLWLIAPRFFYHELFFFRRRLWRRYELLEWGIARAVFFSIVLAGAKYGFMPFIFNCWFAPALMVGVTLGLFFDYLPHRPFQSRNRWHNARVYPGRLMNWLIMGQNYHLIHHLWPSIPWFEYEPAYHATKHILDAKGSPQRLGLFETRADALNFLYDILLGVRSHRKRRSKLRPLAALMPTRHARRRVLEVLHRTAVSPVR; from the coding sequence ATGACCCAGGCTCCCGCCGCAGAGCGCCACCTGGCTGTGGGCACGCTCGGTCGGTCACCGTCCAGCTCCGTTCCCCGGCAGTACCTCGATGCTCCGGCCGCCTGGAATCCCACGGTGGGACTCTTCCTGGGTGGCTTTGCCCTGGCGGGGCTGACGATCTGGGGCTGGTTCGTGGGGCAGTGGCCCCTTGGCGTGCTGCTGATCACCGGCTTTCTGGCCCTGCACCTGGAGGGCACCGTGATCCACGACGCCTGCCATAACGCGGCCCACCCCAGCCGCTTCTGGAATGCCGTGATGGGCCATGGGGCGGCCCTGCTGCTGGGCTTCAGCTTCCCGGTGTTCACCCGGGTGCATCTGCAGCACCACGCCCATGTGAACGACCCGAAGCACGATCCCGATCACATCGTGAGCACCTTCGGGCCTCTGTGGCTGATTGCGCCGCGATTCTTCTACCACGAGTTGTTCTTCTTTCGCCGCCGCCTGTGGCGACGCTATGAATTGCTGGAGTGGGGAATTGCTCGTGCCGTCTTCTTTTCGATTGTTTTGGCGGGCGCCAAATATGGATTCATGCCGTTCATCTTCAACTGCTGGTTCGCGCCGGCGCTGATGGTGGGTGTCACCCTGGGGCTGTTCTTTGACTACCTGCCCCACAGGCCCTTCCAGTCGCGTAACCGCTGGCACAACGCCCGGGTGTACCCCGGCAGGCTGATGAACTGGCTGATCATGGGCCAGAACTATCACCTGATCCATCATCTGTGGCCCTCCATCCCCTGGTTTGAATACGAGCCCGCTTACCACGCCACCAAGCACATCCTGGATGCGAAGGGATCCCCGCAGCGCCTGGGCTTGTTTGAAACCCGTGCAGACGCTCTCAACTTCCTCTACGACATCCTGCTGGGGGTGCGCAGCCACCGCAAGCGCCGCAGCAAGCTGCGCCCCCTCGCCGCCCTGATGCCCACCCGCCATGCCCGGCGTCGCGTGCTTGAGGTGCTGCACCGCACAGCTGTTTCGCCCGTGCGTTGA
- a CDS encoding IctB family putative bicarbonate transporter has product MADSIRPASPPLLLRWQGLLGHGGGPLAQRLVPIAGLTLCALLAGLPFLTRAGMSLLILACGLLWLLLALRRPPGGIGALHGWILAILAVALLATGFSPVPVEATKGLLKLVSYLGVYALMQELLVQAPAWWDRLVAALLGGQLLASVIGLRQLYADTSALARWADPNSVSEGTVRIYSTLGNPNLLGGYLLPILPLAVAALLRWQGWPSRLFALSALGLGTAALVLTYSRGAWMALVVQAAVVLLLLALGLTRSWPLLWRRLVPLLLLLLATALLVVLVTQVEPLRVRVMSLVAGREDSSNNFRINVWLAALDMIQARPWLGIGPGNEAFNRIYPLFQQPKFNALSAYSIPLELAVEAGIPGLLAGVGLVLTSLREGLRSWNAAGNDALPALAALAVIAGLAVQGLTDTIFFRPEVQLSAWFSVATLAAASQRRRLQG; this is encoded by the coding sequence GTGGCTGATTCCATCCGGCCCGCCTCTCCCCCGCTGCTGCTGCGCTGGCAGGGGCTGCTGGGGCATGGCGGTGGCCCGCTGGCCCAGCGCCTGGTGCCGATCGCCGGCCTCACGCTCTGCGCCCTGCTGGCAGGGCTCCCCTTCCTCACAAGGGCGGGGATGTCGCTCCTGATCCTGGCCTGTGGCCTGCTGTGGCTGCTGCTGGCCCTGCGCCGGCCGCCGGGGGGGATCGGCGCCCTGCATGGCTGGATCCTGGCCATCCTGGCGGTGGCCCTGCTGGCCACGGGGTTCTCACCGGTGCCGGTGGAGGCCACCAAGGGTCTGCTCAAGCTGGTGAGCTATCTGGGCGTCTACGCCCTGATGCAGGAGCTGCTGGTGCAGGCGCCTGCCTGGTGGGACCGCCTGGTGGCAGCCCTGCTGGGCGGCCAGCTGCTGGCCTCGGTGATCGGGCTGCGCCAGCTCTACGCCGACACCAGCGCCCTGGCCCGCTGGGCCGATCCCAACTCCGTGAGTGAAGGCACGGTGCGCATCTACAGCACCCTGGGCAACCCCAACCTGCTGGGCGGCTACCTGCTGCCGATCCTGCCCCTGGCCGTGGCGGCCCTGCTGCGCTGGCAGGGCTGGCCCTCCAGGCTGTTCGCCCTCAGCGCCCTGGGCCTGGGCACCGCAGCCCTGGTGCTCACCTACAGCCGCGGCGCCTGGATGGCCCTGGTGGTGCAGGCGGCGGTGGTGCTGCTGCTGTTGGCCCTGGGGCTCACCCGCAGCTGGCCGCTGCTGTGGCGGCGGCTGGTTCCGCTGTTGCTGCTGCTGCTGGCCACGGCCCTGCTGGTGGTGCTGGTGACCCAGGTGGAGCCCCTGCGGGTGCGGGTGATGAGCCTGGTGGCGGGTCGCGAGGACAGCTCCAACAACTTCCGCATCAACGTGTGGCTGGCCGCCCTGGACATGATTCAGGCCCGGCCCTGGCTGGGGATCGGCCCTGGCAACGAGGCCTTCAACCGCATCTACCCGCTGTTCCAGCAGCCCAAGTTCAACGCCCTGAGCGCCTACTCGATCCCCCTGGAGCTGGCCGTGGAAGCGGGCATTCCAGGCCTGCTGGCGGGGGTGGGCCTGGTGCTCACGAGCCTGCGGGAGGGGCTGCGCAGCTGGAACGCGGCCGGCAACGACGCCCTGCCCGCCCTCGCCGCCCTGGCCGTGATCGCAGGCCTGGCGGTGCAGGGACTCACCGACACGATCTTCTTCCGGCCGGAGGTGCAGCTCAGCGCCTGGTTCAGCGTGGCCACCCTGGCTGCCGCCAGCCAGCGGCGCCGCCTGCAGGGCTGA
- the gatC gene encoding Asp-tRNA(Asn)/Glu-tRNA(Gln) amidotransferase subunit GatC, whose amino-acid sequence MSQITTDDVRKVAQLARLALPEDKITTYTAQLERILEYVAHLEAVDTEGVPATTRAVEVVNVTREDAVSPTPVREELLDLAPQREGDFFRVPQILAG is encoded by the coding sequence ATGAGCCAGATCACCACCGATGACGTGCGCAAGGTGGCCCAGCTGGCCCGGCTGGCCCTGCCGGAAGATAAGATCACCACCTACACCGCCCAGCTCGAGCGCATCCTCGAGTACGTGGCCCACCTGGAAGCTGTGGACACTGAAGGGGTTCCTGCCACCACCCGGGCCGTGGAAGTGGTGAATGTCACCCGTGAGGATGCGGTGTCGCCAACGCCTGTGCGCGAGGAGCTGCTGGATCTGGCGCCGCAGCGGGAGGGCGATTTCTTCCGGGTGCCCCAGATCCTGGCGGGCTGA
- a CDS encoding BadF/BadG/BcrA/BcrD ATPase family protein, whose product MAPPALIAGFDAGQTHTTCRLAQRDPGGSWTCLAQGEGPGVRHLAAPGGPEAFCQALRTSLALALAASGLSDGAPVPAGARQQHLPGHHPLLAAVGIGASGIEVGSGIQAEGTRLAAEALQLPHGRLLVTGDERAALRGAMGTAPEGLVLISGTGTIAVGRNREGREHRCAGWGWLLDGMGSAMDIGRDGLGVSLEMADGRRPGSDLRRRLWDELGLDPDQPHSPQAIKALVVTPEFGPAGFARLAPVVVACAEDGDAAARAIVRRHAGALAAMAATIARELDLEQPRIWPMGGALEHLRGLRRQLELALESQLPQASLATPAGDACAGALALAAEQL is encoded by the coding sequence ATGGCACCCCCAGCCCTGATCGCCGGCTTCGACGCCGGCCAGACCCACACCACCTGTCGGCTGGCCCAGCGCGACCCCGGCGGCAGCTGGACCTGTCTCGCTCAGGGAGAGGGCCCCGGCGTTCGCCACCTCGCTGCGCCCGGCGGTCCCGAGGCCTTCTGCCAGGCCCTGCGCACCAGCCTGGCTCTGGCCCTGGCGGCCTCCGGCCTCAGCGACGGGGCCCCAGTGCCCGCTGGAGCGCGCCAGCAGCACCTGCCGGGCCACCATCCCCTGCTGGCGGCGGTGGGCATCGGCGCCAGCGGCATCGAAGTGGGCAGCGGCATCCAGGCCGAGGGCACCCGGCTGGCCGCCGAGGCCCTGCAGCTGCCCCACGGTCGCCTGCTGGTGACCGGCGATGAGCGCGCCGCCCTGCGGGGCGCCATGGGGACCGCCCCGGAGGGGCTGGTGCTGATCAGCGGCACCGGCACGATCGCCGTGGGCCGCAACCGTGAGGGCCGCGAGCACCGCTGTGCCGGCTGGGGCTGGCTGCTGGATGGGATGGGCTCGGCCATGGACATCGGCCGCGATGGGCTGGGCGTGTCCCTGGAGATGGCCGATGGCCGCCGGCCAGGCAGCGATCTGAGAAGGCGGCTGTGGGACGAGCTGGGCCTTGATCCGGATCAGCCCCACAGTCCCCAGGCCATCAAGGCCCTGGTGGTGACGCCGGAATTCGGCCCGGCGGGGTTCGCGCGGCTGGCCCCGGTGGTGGTGGCCTGCGCGGAAGACGGCGATGCCGCCGCCCGGGCCATCGTGCGCCGCCATGCCGGGGCCCTGGCGGCGATGGCGGCCACCATCGCCCGGGAGCTGGACCTGGAGCAGCCCCGGATCTGGCCCATGGGTGGAGCCCTGGAGCACCTCAGAGGCCTGCGCCGGCAGCTGGAGCTGGCCCTGGAAAGCCAACTGCCCCAGGCCAGTCTCGCCACGCCCGCTGGCGACGCCTGCGCCGGAGCCCTGGCCCTCGCGGCTGAACAGCTCTGA
- the trmB gene encoding tRNA (guanosine(46)-N7)-methyltransferase TrmB — MRQHVNPLSSYHQAPRPLPPPAELFEQPSRPIHLDIGCARGRFLLAMAEAEPQRNYLGLEIRLPLVEAAEAEREALQLAQARILYANANVSLGPWLAQLQPGQLERVSIQFPDPWFKHRHHKRRVLQPALLNALAGALLPGRELFIQSDVEAVVLPMVALIEASGCFTRPAADPRPWRPTNPLPVPTERERFVLDRGLPVYRVLYRRNDQPVPSLAELEPGPMAASASHP, encoded by the coding sequence GTGCGTCAGCACGTCAACCCCCTCAGCAGCTACCACCAGGCTCCCCGGCCGCTGCCGCCGCCGGCTGAGCTGTTTGAGCAGCCCAGCCGGCCGATCCATCTCGACATCGGCTGTGCCCGTGGCCGCTTTCTGCTGGCCATGGCCGAGGCCGAACCCCAGCGCAACTACCTGGGCCTGGAGATCCGCCTGCCGCTGGTGGAGGCCGCCGAGGCCGAGCGCGAAGCCCTTCAGCTGGCTCAGGCGCGGATCCTCTACGCCAACGCCAACGTGAGCCTGGGGCCCTGGCTGGCCCAGCTGCAGCCGGGGCAACTGGAGCGCGTCTCGATCCAGTTCCCCGACCCCTGGTTCAAGCACCGGCACCACAAGCGACGGGTGCTGCAACCCGCCCTGCTGAACGCCCTGGCTGGTGCGCTGCTGCCGGGCCGGGAGCTGTTCATCCAGAGCGATGTGGAGGCGGTCGTGCTGCCGATGGTGGCGCTGATTGAGGCGAGCGGCTGCTTCACACGTCCCGCTGCCGACCCGCGGCCCTGGCGCCCCACCAACCCGCTGCCGGTGCCCACCGAACGGGAACGCTTCGTGCTGGACCGGGGCCTGCCGGTCTACCGGGTGCTCTACCGGCGCAATGACCAGCCAGTGCCGTCGCTGGCGGAGCTGGAGCCGGGTCCGATGGCCGCCAGTGCCTCCCACCCATAA
- a CDS encoding Ycf66 family protein, translated as MLATLGGALALMLGLTVLLLPVLASELSRPRDSLWGGVVLLLGLVLVTSAERLRGAPMLAVLCGGLLVGRLGLEVGQARWRQLTPEEQQRLWSTERWQKSLAELGASLARLLELAGGLGAGVLGWMRQMRQPRQTTKRWVRLEPGPSQPDQAAEPPQEQPEGVDQVSEVPAANLLAERPERADAAAVEGATEAVGGTQQAEAAPSEEEAEKAETSRPGAACTPEVVQDAEDSAPAAAAEASDPPADVVVVDGLDGVEDLLQELEGPPDAAPAESPEDPQTSPRPPADPPLAPGETG; from the coding sequence ATGCTTGCGACCCTGGGGGGAGCCCTGGCCCTGATGCTCGGGCTCACCGTGCTGCTGCTACCCGTGCTGGCCTCAGAGCTGAGCCGTCCCAGGGACTCGCTCTGGGGCGGCGTGGTGCTCCTGCTGGGCCTGGTGCTGGTGACCAGCGCCGAGCGGCTGAGGGGAGCGCCCATGCTGGCCGTGCTCTGCGGTGGACTGCTGGTGGGCCGGCTGGGCCTGGAGGTGGGACAGGCCCGCTGGCGCCAGCTGACGCCCGAGGAGCAGCAGCGCTTGTGGTCAACGGAACGCTGGCAGAAGAGCCTGGCGGAACTGGGCGCCAGCCTGGCCCGGCTGCTGGAGCTGGCCGGCGGCCTGGGGGCTGGAGTGCTGGGGTGGATGCGCCAGATGCGGCAGCCTCGCCAGACCACCAAGCGTTGGGTACGGCTTGAGCCCGGCCCCAGCCAGCCTGACCAGGCCGCTGAGCCCCCTCAGGAGCAGCCAGAGGGCGTGGATCAGGTGAGCGAGGTTCCTGCGGCGAACCTGCTGGCTGAGAGGCCTGAGCGGGCGGACGCGGCAGCCGTCGAAGGCGCCACTGAAGCGGTCGGGGGCACGCAGCAAGCCGAGGCGGCGCCGAGCGAAGAGGAGGCCGAGAAGGCAGAAACGAGCAGGCCTGGGGCTGCCTGCACGCCAGAGGTGGTTCAAGACGCTGAAGATTCGGCGCCAGCCGCCGCCGCCGAGGCCTCAGATCCCCCGGCCGACGTGGTGGTGGTCGACGGCCTCGATGGTGTCGAGGACTTGCTGCAGGAGCTGGAAGGCCCCCCGGACGCGGCCCCAGCCGAATCCCCAGAAGACCCTCAGACCAGCCCGCGCCCCCCCGCAGACCCTCCGCTCGCTCCAGGCGAAACGGGATAA
- a CDS encoding FIST N-terminal domain-containing protein, with protein MAAFSLPRWLIPRQGPGPNAPWCRTALSRETSLDGSLQEISQQLRGVGAADLALVFVSSSYASDLPRLLPLLQQRFRANHWLGCLGGGVVGTPADGLSCELEQEPGISLMLLGLPGATLQPFAIQGDALPDLDGPAEPWLALLGDPDPRAAHSMLLLIDPAFPAINDLISGLDYACPAAVKVGGIAGQHSARHGSLLLGDQVLSGVVGCLIGGAWGIDPVVAQGCRPIGPVFEVEQAERNVVLEVSQNSRRNSPVAALQDILIGLSPQERDLVKHSLFLGVGRNSFSLESSETNEPTAFLVRNLIGVDPRNGAVAVAERMRVGQQVQFQLRDATASRQELRQLLASQRDRQAQPLATLLFACLGRGQGLYGEADGDVTLCREAFGTLPVAGAFCNGEIGPIAGGTHLHGYTASWGFLVPRADSAAPSARVEAGG; from the coding sequence ATGGCTGCGTTCTCACTGCCCCGTTGGTTGATCCCGCGTCAGGGGCCCGGCCCCAACGCCCCGTGGTGCCGCACAGCCCTGTCCAGAGAGACCTCCCTGGACGGCAGTCTTCAGGAGATCAGCCAGCAGCTGCGCGGGGTCGGCGCTGCCGACCTGGCCCTGGTGTTCGTGTCCTCCAGCTACGCCAGCGATCTGCCCCGCCTGCTGCCCCTGCTGCAGCAGCGCTTCAGGGCCAACCACTGGCTCGGCTGCCTCGGCGGCGGCGTGGTGGGCACCCCGGCCGACGGACTCAGCTGCGAGCTGGAGCAGGAGCCCGGCATCAGCCTGATGCTGCTGGGGCTGCCGGGGGCGACGCTGCAGCCCTTCGCGATCCAGGGCGACGCCCTGCCCGATCTCGACGGGCCAGCCGAGCCCTGGCTGGCCTTGCTGGGTGATCCCGATCCCCGGGCCGCCCACTCGATGCTGCTGCTGATCGACCCGGCTTTCCCCGCCATCAACGACCTGATCAGTGGCCTCGACTACGCCTGTCCCGCTGCCGTGAAGGTGGGTGGGATCGCCGGCCAGCACAGCGCCCGCCACGGCTCGCTCCTGCTCGGTGATCAGGTGCTCAGCGGCGTGGTGGGCTGTCTGATCGGCGGCGCCTGGGGGATCGATCCAGTGGTGGCCCAGGGCTGCCGGCCGATCGGCCCGGTCTTCGAGGTGGAGCAGGCCGAGCGCAACGTGGTGCTGGAGGTCAGCCAGAACAGCCGCCGCAACAGCCCGGTGGCCGCCCTGCAGGACATCCTGATCGGCCTCTCACCCCAGGAACGGGACCTGGTGAAGCACTCCCTCTTCCTCGGCGTGGGCCGCAACAGCTTCAGCCTCGAGAGCAGTGAGACCAACGAGCCCACGGCCTTCCTGGTCCGCAATCTGATCGGGGTGGATCCCCGCAACGGCGCCGTGGCGGTGGCGGAGCGGATGCGGGTGGGCCAGCAGGTGCAGTTCCAGCTCAGGGATGCCACCGCCTCACGCCAGGAACTGCGCCAGCTGCTGGCCAGCCAGCGAGACCGCCAGGCTCAGCCGCTGGCCACCCTGCTGTTCGCCTGCCTGGGCAGGGGCCAGGGGCTCTATGGCGAGGCCGATGGCGATGTGACGCTGTGCCGCGAGGCCTTCGGCACCCTGCCGGTGGCCGGAGCCTTCTGCAACGGCGAGATCGGCCCGATCGCCGGCGGCACCCATCTGCATGGCTACACCGCCAGCTGGGGGTTCCTGGTGCCCCGTGCCGACAGCGCAGCGCCCAGCGCCCGCGTGGAGGCCGGCGGCTGA